The genomic DNA TTGCCTTCCGTGCCCACTTCGCGCGCCACCCGGGTGACTTCGGAGGCGAAGCCGCCGAGTTGATCGACCATGAGATTGATGACGTCTTTAATCTGTAAAATCTCTCCGCGCACATCGACCGTCACTTTACGGGTCAAATCGCCGTTTGCGATCGCCGTCGCGACTTTAGACATGTCCCGCAGCTGCACGGTCAGGTTACTGGCCATCGCATTGACGTTGTCGGTCAGATCCTTCCAGGTGCCGGCGACACCCGGCACGACCGCCTGGCCGCCCAACTTGCCTTCCGTCCCCACTTCCCGGGCGACTCGAGTGACTTCCGCTCCGAAGCTCCGCAACTGATCCACCATCGTGTTGATGGCCTCTTTCAACTGTAGTATCTCGCCGCGAACATCAGCGGTGATCTTTTTGGATAAATCGCCGCTGGCCACGGCGAAGGTGACGTCGGCGATATTCCGCACTTGGCCGGTCAAATTGCTGGCCATGGAATTGACGCTGTCGGTCAGGTCCTTCCAGGTGCCGGCCACACCCGGAACGGCCGCTTGACCGCCCAGCTTGCCTTCTGTTCCCACTTCCCGCGCCACCCGGGTGACTTCCGCCGCGAAGGCATTCAATTGATCCACCATCGTGTTGATGGTGTCCTTCAACTGTAATATCTCGCCGCGGACATCCACCGTGATCTTCTTCGAGAGATCGCCGTTCGCCACCGCAGTCGTGACCTCGGCGATGTTCCGCACTTGGCCGGTCAGATTGCTGGCCATGGAATTGACGCTGTCGGTCAGATCCTTCCACACACCGCTCACGTCGCCGACTTGCGCCTGCCCGCCCAGCTTGCCTTCCGTCCCGACTTCCCGCGCCACCCGCGTGACTTCGGCGGCGAAACTGCGGAGCTGATCCACCATCGTGTTGATCGCTTCTTTCAATTGAAGAATTTCGCCATGGACGTCGACCGTAATTTTTTTCGACAGGTCGCCGTTCGCCACGGCGATCGTCACGTCCGCGATGTTTCTCACCTGCCCGGTGAGATTGCCGGCCATCAAATTGACGCTTTCGGTCAAATCCTTCCAGACACCGCTCACGTCGCGAACCTGCGCCTGCCCCCCCAGCTTGCCCTCCGTGCCGACTTCCCGAGCCACTCGCGTCACTTCCGCTCCAAAGCTTCGCAACTGGTCCACCATCGTATTGATCGCTTCTTTGAGCTGGAGAATCTCTCCGCGCACATCGGCAGTGATCTTCTTCGACAAGTCGCCGTTCGCCACGGCGGTGGTCACCTCCGCGATGTTCCGCACTTGATTGGTCAGATTGCTGGCCATAGAATTCACGCTGTCGGTCAGATCCTTCCACGTGCCGGCGACATCCGGCACGACCGCCTGGCCGCCCAACTTGCCCTCCGTCCCGACTTCACGTGCCACCCGCGTGACTTCGGCGGCGAAACTGCGCAATTGATCCACCATCGTGTTGATGGTGTCCTTGAGTTGAAGAATCTCCCCGCGTACGTCGGCGGTGATTTTCTTCGACAGGTCGCCGTTCGCGACCGCCGTGGTGACTTCGGCGATGTTCCGCACTTGGCCGGTCAGATTGCTGGCCATGGAATTCACGCTGTCGGTCAGGTCCTTCCACGTGCCGGCCACACCCGGCACGACTGCCTGGCCGCCCAACTTGCCCTCCGTCCCGACTTCACGCGCCACCCGCGTGACTTCCGACGCGAAGCTCCGCAACTGGTCCACCATCGTGTTGATCGCTTCTTTGAGTTGAAGAATCTCCCCGCGCACGTCGGCGGTGATCTTCTTCGAGAGGTCGCCGCTGGCCACCGCCGTGGTGACTTCGGCGATGTTCCGCACTTGGCCGGTCAGATTGCTGGCCATGGAATTGACGCTGTCGGTCAGGTCCTTCCACACACCGCTCACGTCGCCGACTTGCGCCTGCCCGCCCAGCTTGCCCTCCGTCCCGACTTCCCGCGCCACTCGCGTGACTTCCGCGGCGAAACTGCGCAATTGGTCCACCATCGTGTTGATGGTGTCCTTGAGTTGGAGAATCTCCCCGCGTACGTCGGCGGTAATTTTCTTCGACAGATCGCCGTTCGCCACCGCAATCGTCACGTCCGCGATGTTCCGCACTTGGCCGGTTAGATTGCTGGCCATGGAATTCACACTGTCGGTCAAATCCTTCCATGTCCCGGCGACACCCGGTACGACCGCCTGCCCGCCCAGTTTGCCTTCCGTCCCCACTTCACGGGCGACCCGCGTCACTTCCGCGCCGAAGCTTCGCAGCTGGTCCACCATCGTGTTGATCGCTTCTTTGAGCTGAAGAATCTCCCCGCGCACGTCGGCGGTAATCTTTTTCGACAGATCGCCGTTGGCGACCGCAATCGTGACGTCCGCGATGTTCCGCACTTGATTGGTGAGATTGCTCGCCATGGAGTTGACGTTTTCAGTCAGGTCCTTCCACGTGCCGGCGACACCCGGCACAACCGCCTGGCCGCCCAACTTGCCTTCCGTCCCCACCTCACGCGCGACCCGAGTCACTTCTGCGGCAAAGGCATCGAGCTGACGGACCATTTCATTGACTGTTCTGGCGGTCTTGAGAAATTCACCTTTGAGATGATGATCGCCCGTCTCGAGCGCGACGGTTTGCGTCAGATCCCCCTTTGCCACTCCGCCGATCACACGGGCCATGTCGTTCATGGGACGAACGAGATCATTGATGAGTCCGTTGAATGCTTCGATTTCCGATTTCCAAGCCCCCGACGCATCCGGGATTGATACCCGCTCGGAAAGGCGTCCCTTCTTGCCCACGGCATGACTGACCTGCTTGATTTCCTCGATGATTTTGCCGTTTTGCTCGATAATTGAGTTCAATTCGTCGGCGATCTTGCCGCCGATTCCCGTCCACTCGACAGGCACCTGCACGGTCAAGTCTCCCCGCCTAATCGACTTCAAAACCTGCAGCAACACTCTCGGATCGAGCGTCTCTTCACCGAGGCTGTGATTCACCGATGATCTCGTTTTCACATGCCTTTTAGACATAGCTACGAACCCATTTCCGCCTTATTCAGCATCTGCCTTGTAGTGAAATGAACGACAAAACAGAACTAGGGCCGTCCCTAGGAGACAGTGAAAGATTTTGACGGTGGCCCACTATCCATCCACACCTAGGGAGTCTCCCTGTAGAAAACGGTCATCGC from Nitrospira sp. includes the following:
- a CDS encoding Two-component system sensor histidine kinase/response regulator hybrid, which produces MSKRHVKTRSSVNHSLGEETLDPRVLLQVLKSIRRGDLTVQVPVEWTGIGGKIADELNSIIEQNGKIIEEIKQVSHAVGKKGRLSERVSIPDASGAWKSEIEAFNGLINDLVRPMNDMARVIGGVAKGDLTQTVALETGDHHLKGEFLKTARTVNEMVRQLDAFAAEVTRVAREVGTEGKLGGQAVVPGVAGTWKDLTENVNSMASNLTNQVRNIADVTIAVANGDLSKKITADVRGEILQLKEAINTMVDQLRSFGAEVTRVAREVGTEGKLGGQAVVPGVAGTWKDLTDSVNSMASNLTGQVRNIADVTIAVANGDLSKKITADVRGEILQLKDTINTMVDQLRSFAAEVTRVAREVGTEGKLGGQAQVGDVSGVWKDLTDSVNSMASNLTGQVRNIAEVTTAVASGDLSKKITADVRGEILQLKEAINTMVDQLRSFASEVTRVAREVGTEGKLGGQAVVPGVAGTWKDLTDSVNSMASNLTGQVRNIAEVTTAVANGDLSKKITADVRGEILQLKDTINTMVDQLRSFAAEVTRVAREVGTEGKLGGQAVVPDVAGTWKDLTDSVNSMASNLTNQVRNIAEVTTAVANGDLSKKITADVRGEILQLKEAINTMVDQLRSFGAEVTRVAREVGTEGKLGGQAQVRDVSGVWKDLTESVNLMAGNLTGQVRNIADVTIAVANGDLSKKITVDVHGEILQLKEAINTMVDQLRSFAAEVTRVAREVGTEGKLGGQAQVGDVSGVWKDLTDSVNSMASNLTGQVRNIAEVTTAVANGDLSKKITVDVRGEILQLKDTINTMVDQLNAFAAEVTRVAREVGTEGKLGGQAAVPGVAGTWKDLTDSVNSMASNLTGQVRNIADVTFAVASGDLSKKITADVRGEILQLKEAINTMVDQLRSFGAEVTRVAREVGTEGKLGGQAVVPGVAGTWKDLTDNVNAMASNLTVQLRDMSKVATAIANGDLTRKVTVDVRGEILQIKDVINLMVDQLGGFASEVTRVAREVGTEGKLGGQAAVPGVAGTWKDLTESVNLLAANLTTQVRAIAEVATAVTQGDLTRSIQVQARGEVAELKDNINAMIRTLRATTDQNTEQDWLKTNLAKFTRMMQGQRDLVTVGQMLLSELTQLVNAQYGVVYQMETMNGTSALKPLASYASGEPLDTVCDIPLGNGLVGQCALEKRRLLLTDIPSHYVTIRSGLGNAAPRTLVVLPVLFEGQTKAVIELASLSEFTPAQLALIGQLTETIGVVVNTIEATMKTEGLLQQSQKLAGELQTQQRELQQTNEELANKAQQLAEQNAEVERKNREIEQARFALEEKAGELALASKYKSEFLANMSHELRTPLNSILILAQQLGDNPERNLTAKQVEFSKNIHAAGADLLNLISDILDLSKIESGTVTVEPEQVLFARIREAAERGFRHVAESRHVAFRVEIDATLPRNMVTDFKRLQQVLKNLLSNAFKFTSHGHVTFRIRRAIAGWSVDHQILTGVPSVIAFEVQDTGIGIPQEKQKIIFEAFQQAEAGTSRRYGGTGLGLAISRELAMLLGGEIRLNSVPGEGSTFTLYLPETYMGDAVGSLREEARLSRQASSLVQQVLVQQAERFDDIPDDRDTLVPGEPTILIVEDDPHFARVLLGLVREKGFKGIVTAHGRSALPLARQYNPVAITLDIFLPDMLGWTVLSHLKQEPETRHIPVQILTVEEERIHGLGHGAYAYILKPSTTQELGKAFDRLVAFTQPRRKRLLLVEDNEIERHSLSLLLGHDEVDIETAADGAQAWRALTSRPFDTVVLDLRLPDMSGFDILERIRQESSLRDVPVIVFTGKELTGEEELRLRDLSQSIVLKGVQSPERLLDEATLFLHLLTAQLAPEKRAMLQRVRQSDDSLIAKKILVVDDDVRNIFALTSLLELHGMAVTSCETGREAIELVESDPDLDMVLMDIMMPEMDGYETIRRIRSNPAHQLLPILALTAKAMKGDRERCLQAGASDYIAKPVNTEELLALMRIWLFGKKKARI